From the genome of Populus trichocarpa isolate Nisqually-1 chromosome 15, P.trichocarpa_v4.1, whole genome shotgun sequence, one region includes:
- the LOC7453892 gene encoding nuclear poly(A) polymerase 1, translating into MGSPGLINRNNGQQQQQRLGITEPISLGGPTEYDVTKTRELEKFLQDAGLYESQEEAVSREEVLGRLDQIVKNWVKVISRAKRLNEQLVQEANAKIFTFGSYRLGVHGPGADIDTLCVGPRHATREEDFFGELHRMLSEMPEVTELHPVPDAHVPVMRFKFKGVSIDLLYAKLSLWVIPEDLDVSQDSMLHNADEQTVRSLNGCRVTDQILRLVPNIQNFRTTLRCMRFWAKRRGVYSNVSGFLGGINWALLVARICQLFPNALPNMLVSRFFRVYTQWRWPNPVMLCAIEEGSLGLSVWDPRRNPKDRYHLMPIITPAYPSMNSSYNVSSSTLRIMTEEFQRGNEICEAMEVSKAEWDTLFEPFSFFEAYKNYLQIDISAENEDDLRQWKGWVESRLRQLTLKIERHTYNMLQCHPHPGEFSDKSRPLHCSYFMGLQRKQGVPVNEGEQFDIRITVDEFKNSVNMYTLWKPGMEIRVTHVKKRNIPNFVFPSGVRPSRPSKATWDGRRSSEAKVANNSSADKIEGKGVLDGSDEGKKRKRIDEDTENNLRNPKGYAAMPPSGGEVHEGSPPVGNVSSCSTQSDLVITNSLGELKGEKADNNETESLSNSQNLAGIFAQNGELDGILRCNLPDKGLPANNDTSSSKEAEKLAIDKIMSGPYVAHQALPQELDELEDDFVYTNQGKGSEWAAKGSPVESSLSNTAVEQTNESIAAVACSNGAGPSAYLYPNGGSEELEPAELMAPLFNGISSAPPVAQPKPLIRLNFTSLGKAAGKST; encoded by the exons atgggGAGCCCAGGTTTAATCAATCGAAATAAcgggcagcagcagcagcagagacTAGGCATTACAGAACCAATTTCATTGGGTGGACCAACAGAGTACGATGTGACAAAGACCCGTGAACTCGAAAAG TTTTTGCAAGATGCGGGATTGTATGAAAGTCAGGAGGAAGCTGTGAGTAGAGAGGAAGTACTTGGGAGACTTGACCAG ATTGTGAAGAATTGGGTTAAAGTAATTAGCCGTGCTAAACGGTTGAATGAGCAACTGGTGCAAGAAGCAAATGCTAAGATTTTCACATTTGGTTCTTACCGCCTAGGG gtgcATGGCCCTGGTGCAGATATAGATACTCTTTGCGTGGGACCTAGACATGCAACAAGAGAA GAAGATTTTTTTGGTGAGTTACATAGAATGTTGTCAGAGATGCCTGAAGTAACAGAGTTGCACCCTGTGCCTGATGCTCATGTTCCAGTGATGAGATTCAAATTTAAGGGTGTTTCTATTGATCTTCTTTATGCTAAACTGTCACTTTGGGTTATTCCTGAA GATTTAGATGTTTCACAAGACTCGATGCTGCATAATGCAGATGAACAGACTGTTCGAAGTCTCAATGGTTGCCGAGTTACTGACCAGATTTTACGTTTGGTGCCAAATATTCAG AATTTCCGCACAACATTGCGATGCATGAGGTTTTGGGCAAAGCGTCGTGGTGTATATTCAAAT GTTTCAGGGTTTCTTGGTGGTATAAATTGGGCGTTGCTTGTTGCTCGCATATGCCAGCTATTTCCAAATGCACTCCCAAATATGTTAGTGTCTCGGTTCTTCAGGGTGTACACTCAGTGGCGTTGGCCAAACCCAGTTATGCTATGCGCTATCGAAGAAGGATCCCTTGGTCTTTCTGTTTGGGATCCTAGAAGAAATCCAAAGGACAGATATCATTTGATGCCTATAATTACTCCTGCTTATCCTTCAATGAATTCTAGCTACAATGTATCTTCGAGCACACTGCGTATAATGACAGAAGAGTTTCAGAGAGGAAATGAAATTTGTGAG GCTATGGAGGTGAGCAAGGCAGAATGGGACACCCTTTTTGAGCCATTTTCATTCTTTGAAGCATATAAGAATTATCTACAGATAGACATCAGTGCTGAAAATGAAGATGATTTAAGACAGTGGAAGGGATGGGTTGAATCCCGTCTCCGTCAACTTACCCTGAAG ATTGAGAGGCACACTTACAACATGCTCCAATGTCACCCCCACCCAGGCGAGTTTTCAGACAAATCTAGACCTTTACATTGCTCTTACTTTATGGGCTTGCAACGTAAACAAGGAGTTCCTGTAAATGAAGGTGAACAGTTTGATATAAGGATAACTGTTGATGAATTCAAAAACTCTGTCAACATGTACACATTATGGAAGCCTGGGATGGAGATCCGTGTAACTCATGTAAAAAAGAGGAACATACcgaattttgtttttccaagtGGGGTTCGTCCTTCTCGTCCATCAAAGGCAACTTGGGATGGTAGGCGGAGTTCAGAAGCCAAGGTTGCTAATAATTCTTCAGCAGATAAGATTGAAGGCAAAGGAGTTCTTGATGGATCAGATgagggaaagaagagaaagcGAATTGATGAGGATACAGAAAATAACTTGAGAAATCCCAAGGGCTATGCTGCCATGCCTCCCTCCGGTGGGGAAGTTCATGAGGGCAGTCCTCCTGTTGGTAATGTCAGTTCCTGCTCTACACAAAGTGACCTTGTAATTACAAACAGTTTAGGGGAATTGAAGGGGGAGAAAGCTGACAACAATGAAACAGAAAGCTTAAGTAATTCACAAAATTTAGCAGggatttttgctcaaaatggTGAGCTTGATGGAATATTGAGATGTAACCTTCCGGACAAAGGTTTGCCAGCTAACAATGATACTTCAAGTTCTAAAGAGGCTGAGAAGCTGgcaattgataaaataatgtcTGGTCCTTATGTTGCCCACCAAGCTTTACCACAAGAACTCGATGAGCTCGAAGATGACTTTGTATATACAAATCAGGGAAAGGGTTCAGAGTGGGCTGCAAAAGGCAGCCCAGTGGAATCTTCATTGTCAAATACAGCAGTAGAACAAACAAATGAATCTATAGCAGCAGTTGCATGCAGCAATGGAGCTGGTCCATCTGCTTATTTGTACCCTAATGGTGGCTCGGAGGAGCTTGAG CCTGCTGAACTTATGGCACCATTGTTCAACGGAATCTCTTCAGCTCCACCTGTGGCACAACCGAAACCACTTATCAG GTTGAACTTTACTTCCTTGGGCAAAGCTGCTGGCAAAAGCACATGA